A window of Phaseolus vulgaris cultivar G19833 chromosome 4, P. vulgaris v2.0, whole genome shotgun sequence genomic DNA:
AGGCCCAGAGACGAGGTATCAGTCACTGGAAAAGGCGGCATTGGCCGTGGTATTTTaggccaggaggctccgccactacttccacagttttacagtagtggtgatgacgaacctccccatacaaaaggtattgcagaaacctgacgtggctggaaggatggttcgctgggcggtggagttgtcagagtttgacatccagtacgagcccagAGGATCTATCAAAGGACAGgtatatgcagattttgtggcagaGCTCGCGCCCGGAGGCGAACAAGAGGTGGAGTCGGgatcgcagtggttgctctcggtcgatggctcctccaatcagcaaggaagtggtgcagggatagtcttggagggacgtaatggtgtgctgattgagcaagctctacGTTTCGCCTTTAAAGCGAGCAATAATCAGGCTGAGTATGAGGCACTGATCGCAGGGATGctcctggctaaggagatgggggtGCGGAATCTCTTGGTGAAAAGTGATTCCCAGCTGATCACAGGGCAAGTCTCGGTAGaattccaagccaaggacccacaAATCGTGGCGTATTTGAGGTACGTCCTGCTGCTGAAGGGAGCATTTGGCGCTCTTGAGCTAATACATGTCCCacgagagcagaatgccagagctgacctgcttgccaagctggtcAGCTCAGGCAAgcggggcagacagaggacagtaatttaagagacgctcaaagctccgcgaaAATTcatggaagataacagggtggatgtcctccatattAGTACAGCGAGAGGAAgaccaaggagtcatcgttccttGACCCAAGATACAATAAAGACACCC
This region includes:
- the LOC137838605 gene encoding uncharacterized protein, which codes for MVRWAVELSEFDIQYEPRGSIKGQVYADFVAELAPGGEQEVESGSQWLLSVDGSSNQQGSGAGIVLEGRNGVLIEQALRFAFKASNNQAEYEALIAGMLLAKEMGVRNLLVKSDSQLITGQVSVEFQAKDPQIVAYLRYVLLLKGAFGALELIHVPREQNARADLLAKLVSSGKRGRQRTVI